In Flavobacterium enshiense, the genomic stretch AGGAATCCGAAATGTAAAAATCGAATCGCAACTGAATTCAAATTACAGTTTCGACAATTTCCTTGAGGGTGATTCCAACCGTTTAGCTCGTTCTGCCGGTATGGCTGTTGCAAACAAACCGGGGGGAACTTCTTTTAACCCGTTCCTTATTTTTGGAGGTGTAGGTTTAGGAAAGACACACTTAGCTCATGCTATTGGCGTTGAAATAAAAGAAAAATTCCCTGAAAAAACAGTTTTATATATTTCTGCTGAAGTATTCACCCAGCAATATATTGACTCGGTTAAGAAAAACACGCGAAATGACTTCATTCATTTCTACCAACTGATTGATGTATTAATTATAGATGACGTGCAATTCCTTTCCGGAAAAGCAGGAACACAAGATGTTTTCTTCCACATATTTAATTACTTACACCAAAATGGAAAACAGGTAATCCTTACTTCCGACAAGGCTCCTGTGGATATGCAGGATATCGAACAACGTTTGTTATCGCGATTCAAATGGGGACTTTCAGCTGAGATTCACCAACCGGATTATGAAACAAGAGTTTCCATCCTAAAAAACATTTTATACCGTGACGGTGTTCAAATGCCAGATGACATCATCGAATATGTTGCCAAAAACATCAAATCAAACGTTCGGGAATTAGAAGGTGCTATCATCTCATTGATTGCCCAGTCTTCTTTCAACCACCGTGAAGTCACTATTGAGTTAGCAAAACAAGTAGTTGAAAAATTCGTAAAGAACGTAAAACGCGAAGT encodes the following:
- the dnaA gene encoding chromosomal replication initiator protein DnaA, with the translated sequence MSTTAQSVWENCLSFIKDNIQDQAYKTWFEPIRAVELTDNALYIQVPSKFFYEWLEEHYVKLLKVALTKELGPNAKLLYKIKMENKLGNKLPFTEQLPSNNRPAVKPQEIDVPIQNKNPELKNPFVIPGIRNVKIESQLNSNYSFDNFLEGDSNRLARSAGMAVANKPGGTSFNPFLIFGGVGLGKTHLAHAIGVEIKEKFPEKTVLYISAEVFTQQYIDSVKKNTRNDFIHFYQLIDVLIIDDVQFLSGKAGTQDVFFHIFNYLHQNGKQVILTSDKAPVDMQDIEQRLLSRFKWGLSAEIHQPDYETRVSILKNILYRDGVQMPDDIIEYVAKNIKSNVRELEGAIISLIAQSSFNHREVTIELAKQVVEKFVKNVKREVSIDYIQKIVSDYFQIDVETLQSKTRKRDVVQARQLAMFFAKKFTKASLANIGSQIGSRDHATVLHACKTVDNLVSTDKQFKKYVDDIHKKLSL